From Musa acuminata AAA Group cultivar baxijiao chromosome BXJ3-8, Cavendish_Baxijiao_AAA, whole genome shotgun sequence, one genomic window encodes:
- the LOC135644860 gene encoding transcription factor GAMYB-like, producing MNSLPNDSDKRMIPKDQIDSPSIEEGNSSGSLNGGNQVLKKGPWTSAEDAILVDYVKKHGEGNWNAVQKHTGLSRCGKSCRLRWANHLRPNLKKGAFTPEEEQLIIELHAKMGNKWARMAAYLPGRTDNEIKNYWNTRIKRRQRAGLPLYPPNICYQVSCENQQSNHSSDYSYNEKQPDEFLQGGNLDIPDIVFDNYTNNGSLSYAPSFPDIAVSSILSHRFGFQNYALPNPPVCCVERPVETEHVVPASNGTVNGGCPRLDNVIFEPSGKMQESFGLSCLYDPDSSSDSLAHHGGAIPGSCASLNDTFSASSLIPGTLKLELPSLQYTETDSNSWLACSSTPFDLVNTYVKSPPTASLQTDCVSPRKSGLLEALLHEAHVLSSAKKEPSEKISISFITPAELADGPKLSINDLKLVEHKDPVSPLGRSAAFVFNDGTPLISGNLLDEFPHPLAPSNLDSILVDAEHVSSPNLGEQDISHCRDSFRPDALLGSAWLENSSQNAIDHSVFNDAISILLGQDMCNEYKPVPAETSSGVMQGFGLDSYPWNNMPSACQMP from the exons ATGAATAGCTTGCCAAATGATAGCGACAAGAGAATGATACCAAAGGACCAGATCGACTCACCATCAATTGAAGAAGGCAACAGTTCAGGTTCATTGAATGGAGGAAATCAGGTTTTGAAGAAGGGACCCTGGACTTCTGCAGAGGATGCAATCTTAGTGGACTATGTTAAAAAGCATGGCGAGGGAAACTGGAATGCTGTTCAGAAGCACACAGGACTTTCTCGATGTGGCAAAAGTTGTCGTTTACGCTGGGCTAATCATCTCAGGCCAAATTTAAAGAAAGGTGCCTTTACACCAGAAGAGGAGCAATTGATCATTGAACTCCATGCTAAGATGGGAAACAAATGGGCTCGGATGGCTGCATAT CTGCCTGGCCGCACTGATAATGAGATAAAGAACTATTGGAATACACGAATAAAGAGACGCCAACGTGCTGGTTTGCCTCTTTATCCTCCTAATATATGCTATCAAGTTTCTTGTGAAAATCAACAAAGCAATCATTCTAGTGATTATAGTTACAATGAGAAACAGCCTGATGAGTTCTTGCAAGGAGGCAACTTAGACATTCCTGATATTGTATTTGACAACTATACCAATAATGGGTCTTTATCCTATGCACCATCATTTCCGGATATAGCAGTTAGCAGCATTCTAAGTCACAGGTTTGGGTTTCAGAACTATGCCTTGCCAAATCCCCCAGTGTGTTGTGTTGAGCGTCCTGTTGAGACTGAACACGTAGTCCCTGCTTCAAATGGTACTGTTAATGGTGGGTGTCCTAGATTGGATAATGTTATTTTTGAGCCTTCAGGAAAGATGCAAGAGTCATTTGGATTAAGTTGTCTCTATGATCCTGATTCCAGCAGTGATAGTCTGGCACATCATGGAGGTGCAATCCCTGGTAGCTGTGCTTCTCTAAATGATACCTTCTCTGCTTCTAGTCTCATTCCTGGGACTCTGAAGTTGGAGCTCCCTTCACTCCAATATACGGAAACTGATAGTAATAGTTGGCTTGCATGTTCATCCACACCTTTTGATTTAGTCAATACATATGTCAAATCTCCCCCAACTGCCTCATTGCAAACTGACTGTGTTTCACCAAGGAAAAGTGGTCTGTTGGAAGCATTGCTACACGAAGCGCATGTATTAAGCAGTGCAAAGAAAGAACCCTCTGAGAAGATCTCAATTTCTTTTATCACACCAGCTGAGTTGGCAGATGGTCCAAAGTTAAGTATCAATGATTTGAAATTGGTGGAACACAAAGATCCAGTTTCGCCCTTGGGTCGTTCTGCTGCTTTTGTATTCAATGACGGCACCCCTCTGATCAGTGGCAATTTGTTAGATGAGTTTCCACATCCTCTGGCTCCTTCAA ACTTAGACAGTATTTTGGTGGATGCTGAACATGTTTCTTCTCCAAATTTGGGGGAGCAAGACATTTCACACTGTAGAGATTCCTTTAGGCCTGATGCTTTACTTGGATCAGCTTGGCTTGAAAATAGCTCTCAAAATGCAATAGACCATTCTGTCTTCAATGATGCGATATCAATACTTTTGGGTCAAGATATGTGCAACGAGTACAAACCTGTACCTGCTGAAACATCATCCGGAGTCATGCAGGGATTTGGGCTCGATTCGTACCCGTGGAATAATATGCCTAGTGCATGTCAGATGCCCTAA